A region of Carnobacterium gallinarum DSM 4847 DNA encodes the following proteins:
- the ftsA gene encoding cell division protein FtsA codes for MGNTGIYVSLDIGTTSIKVVVAEFVNGQMNIIGVGNEKSEGLSRGIVVDIDQTVESIKRAIAQAEEKANIDIRDVIVGIPANGVEIEPCHGMIAVSGENREITDIDVENVMAAAMVKSVPPEREIITVVPEEFIVDGFSEIRDPRGMIGVRLEMHATMITGPKTILHNTKRCVEKAGLKIEEIILQPAAISSTAMTKEEARFGTILIDLGGGQSTASVMHDNQLKFTFVDPEGGEYVSKDISVILNTSFDNAERIKREYGFALPEETSAEEYFPVDVIGKNEPVRVDEQYLSEIIEARLIQIFEKIKVQLDAVGARELPGGIILTGGAASLPGIVELAKDIFGINVKLYVPDQMGMRFPAFSTGIGLIDYVANLDEIHAIAKGRKINVSSYNSQPGKAKVQESVVHEEIVKPEPVKKQKKPEDKFTNKAKNFISSFFD; via the coding sequence ATGGGAAATACAGGAATTTACGTGAGTCTAGATATTGGAACCACTTCAATAAAAGTAGTTGTAGCTGAATTTGTAAATGGACAAATGAATATTATCGGTGTTGGAAATGAAAAATCTGAAGGGCTAAGTCGTGGGATTGTTGTCGATATCGATCAAACGGTTGAATCAATCAAACGTGCGATTGCTCAAGCAGAAGAAAAAGCGAATATTGATATTCGAGATGTCATTGTAGGCATTCCAGCAAATGGTGTTGAGATTGAGCCTTGTCATGGAATGATTGCTGTTTCTGGTGAAAATCGAGAAATTACGGATATTGATGTGGAAAATGTAATGGCTGCAGCAATGGTAAAATCAGTTCCACCGGAACGCGAAATTATTACCGTAGTACCAGAAGAATTTATTGTCGATGGTTTTTCTGAAATACGTGATCCCAGAGGTATGATTGGCGTTCGTTTGGAAATGCATGCAACCATGATAACCGGTCCTAAAACTATTTTACACAATACAAAACGTTGTGTTGAAAAAGCTGGACTAAAAATCGAAGAAATTATTTTGCAACCTGCGGCGATTAGTAGCACGGCTATGACTAAAGAAGAAGCTAGATTTGGAACAATTTTAATTGATTTAGGCGGTGGTCAATCAACGGCCTCAGTTATGCATGACAATCAATTAAAATTTACTTTTGTGGATCCTGAAGGTGGCGAATATGTATCAAAAGATATTTCAGTTATCTTAAATACATCATTTGACAATGCTGAACGCATTAAGCGTGAGTATGGATTTGCCTTACCAGAGGAAACTTCAGCGGAAGAATATTTCCCTGTTGATGTTATTGGAAAAAATGAACCAGTTCGCGTTGATGAACAGTATTTATCAGAGATTATTGAAGCACGACTTATTCAAATTTTTGAAAAAATAAAAGTTCAGTTAGATGCTGTTGGAGCAAGAGAACTTCCTGGTGGGATTATCCTAACTGGAGGAGCAGCTTCATTGCCAGGCATTGTTGAGTTGGCTAAAGATATTTTCGGGATTAATGTGAAGCTCTATGTGCCAGATCAAATGGGGATGCGCTTTCCTGCATTTTCAACGGGCATCGGTTTAATTGACTATGTTGCCAATTTAGATGAAATTCATGCGATTGCAAAAGGTCGCAAGATAAATGTTTCATCGTATAATAGTCAACCTGGAAAAGCCAAAGTCCAAGAAAGTGTAGTTCATGAAGAAATAGTTAAACCTGAACCAGTGAAAAAACAAAAGAAACCAGAAGACAAATTTACCAATAAAGCCAAGAATTTTATTTCGAGCTTTTTTGACTAG
- a CDS encoding DivIVA domain-containing protein, which yields MVLTPLDIHNKEFPVKMRGYDQDEVNDYLDQIIKDYEMVLKDKRELEKKLKFSEEKVEHFNNLQDALNKSIIVAQEAADRVRENANKESRMITLEAEKNADRLLDEAVTKARKITFETDTLKKESRVFKQRLQLLIESQLEMVKNNEWDELLQAPTIEAIEIPTLKDVLSGLPSSSTDDEVIEEEINKLSALTSFDDVTDVDDEKESFEIEGTLAAIELPEDKD from the coding sequence ATGGTATTAACTCCGTTAGATATACATAACAAGGAGTTCCCTGTCAAGATGCGCGGTTATGATCAAGACGAAGTCAATGATTATTTGGATCAAATTATTAAAGACTACGAAATGGTTTTAAAAGATAAACGTGAATTGGAAAAGAAATTGAAGTTCAGTGAAGAAAAAGTTGAGCATTTTAATAATTTACAAGATGCTTTAAATAAATCAATCATTGTAGCTCAAGAAGCAGCGGACCGTGTTAGAGAAAATGCAAACAAAGAATCACGTATGATTACATTAGAGGCTGAAAAAAATGCTGATCGTTTATTAGATGAAGCAGTAACAAAAGCTCGTAAGATTACTTTTGAAACAGACACCTTGAAAAAGGAAAGTCGTGTCTTTAAACAACGATTGCAGTTATTAATTGAATCACAATTGGAGATGGTTAAAAATAATGAGTGGGATGAATTATTACAAGCTCCTACGATTGAAGCCATTGAAATTCCAACATTAAAAGATGTTCTATCTGGTTTACCAAGTAGTTCAACAGATGATGAAGTGATTGAAGAGGAAATTAATAAATTATCTGCTTTAACGAGTTTTGACGATGTAACCGATGTGGACGATGAGAAAGAATCATTTGAAATTGAGGGTACACTAGCAGCAATTGAATTACCAGAAGATAAAGACTAA
- a CDS encoding YggT family protein produces the protein MFELYYVIARLINAYQGIMVVYILLSWLPGAYDSKFGQLLSKICEPYLSIFRRFIPPLGGIDFSPIIAFFALNLIQRGIAAILLGFS, from the coding sequence ATGTTTGAATTGTATTATGTTATTGCAAGATTAATTAATGCGTATCAAGGCATTATGGTAGTTTATATTTTATTATCATGGTTACCAGGTGCTTATGATTCAAAATTTGGTCAGCTATTGAGTAAAATTTGTGAACCTTATTTATCTATTTTCCGTCGGTTTATTCCGCCTCTTGGAGGAATTGATTTTTCTCCGATTATTGCATTTTTTGCTTTAAATTTAATTCAAAGAGGAATTGCCGCAATTCTTTTAGGCTTTTCATAA
- the ileS gene encoding isoleucine--tRNA ligase produces the protein MKMKETLQLGQTEFPMRGNLPVREEQWQADWKTVDMYGQRQKLNEGKPTFVLHDGPPFANGNIHMGHALNKISKDMIIRYKSMSGFRAPYVPGWDTHGLPIEQVLTNKGIKRKEMSLADYRRLCEKYALEQVDIQREDFKRLGVAGEWDHPYITLTPDYEAAQIRVFGKMAEKGYIYKGLKPIYWSPSSESSLAEAEIEYKDVKSASIYVAFNIVDGKDILDQDTALVIWTTTPWTIPANLGISVNPEYTYVVIEADGRKFVVAKDLLETVTTEIGWENVSILKELKGSDMEYMTAQHPLYERTSLVMVGDHVTLEAGTGLVHTAPGHGDDDFIVGQKYKLKVLSPVDSKGCFTDEAPGFEGIFYDKANKLITEALDEKNALLKLNFFTHSYPHDWRSKKPVIFRATPQWFASIDDFRSNILSAVEGVNWTQKWGMTRLYNMVRDRGDWVISRQRAWGVPLPIFYGENDQPIITPETIEHVANLFAEHGSTVWFEREAKDLLPEGFTHEFSPNGEFTKEMDIMDVWFDSGSSHQAVLAARPYLTYPADMYLEGSDQYRGWFNSSITTSVAINGIAPYKTVLSQGMVLDGEGRKMSKSLGNTILPSKVIKQMGADIIRLWVSSVNAEADVRVSDEILKQVSEVYRKIRNTMRFLLANTSDFKPAEHAVGYNDLRSVDKYLLVRLNQLVKAVEENYENYDFSSNYQLITNFCTVDLSQFYLDFAKDVVYIESENAYERRAMQTVFYEVLVKMTKLLTPILPHTAEEVWNFLDEEEDYVQLAEMPAVVDYPNQGELLDMWDAFMDVRNHVQKALEEARNEKKIGKSFEAKLVIYPTEQTKVLFTALDSNLAQLLIVSDLEIAGEKATAPAEALQFDELAIVVEKAHGETCDRCRAVKEDVGSHADAPTLCDRCATIVEEFYPAALEITDAE, from the coding sequence ATGAAAATGAAAGAAACATTACAGTTAGGGCAAACAGAATTTCCAATGCGTGGCAATTTACCTGTTCGTGAAGAGCAATGGCAGGCAGATTGGAAAACGGTTGACATGTATGGTCAACGTCAAAAATTAAATGAAGGCAAACCAACATTCGTTTTACATGATGGACCTCCATTTGCAAACGGAAATATCCATATGGGGCATGCTTTAAATAAAATCAGTAAAGATATGATTATCCGTTATAAATCAATGTCTGGTTTCCGTGCACCTTATGTTCCTGGTTGGGATACTCATGGTTTACCAATCGAACAAGTATTAACAAACAAAGGAATCAAACGTAAAGAAATGTCATTAGCAGACTATCGCCGTTTATGTGAAAAGTATGCTCTTGAACAAGTAGATATTCAACGTGAAGATTTTAAACGTCTTGGTGTAGCTGGTGAGTGGGATCATCCATACATCACATTAACTCCTGACTATGAAGCAGCACAAATTCGTGTATTTGGGAAAATGGCTGAAAAAGGTTATATCTATAAAGGCTTAAAACCAATCTATTGGTCACCGTCAAGTGAGTCTTCATTAGCAGAAGCAGAGATTGAATATAAGGATGTAAAATCGGCTTCTATTTATGTTGCTTTTAACATTGTGGATGGGAAAGATATTTTAGACCAAGATACAGCTCTTGTTATTTGGACAACTACGCCATGGACAATTCCAGCTAACTTAGGAATTTCAGTAAATCCTGAATATACCTATGTAGTTATTGAAGCAGATGGTCGTAAATTTGTTGTTGCAAAAGATTTATTAGAAACAGTTACAACTGAAATTGGTTGGGAAAATGTTTCAATTCTTAAAGAATTGAAAGGTTCAGATATGGAATATATGACTGCTCAACATCCATTGTATGAACGCACATCGTTAGTAATGGTTGGCGATCATGTTACTTTAGAGGCTGGTACAGGTCTTGTTCATACAGCTCCAGGACATGGGGATGATGACTTTATTGTTGGTCAAAAATATAAATTAAAAGTATTGTCACCAGTAGATTCTAAAGGTTGCTTTACAGATGAAGCACCAGGATTTGAAGGAATCTTCTACGATAAAGCGAATAAATTAATTACAGAAGCTTTAGATGAAAAAAATGCTTTATTAAAATTAAACTTCTTTACTCATAGCTATCCACATGATTGGCGTTCTAAAAAACCAGTTATCTTCCGTGCAACACCACAATGGTTTGCATCAATTGATGATTTCCGTAGCAATATTTTATCTGCTGTTGAAGGTGTAAATTGGACTCAAAAATGGGGAATGACTCGTTTATATAACATGGTTCGTGATCGTGGCGATTGGGTAATTTCACGTCAACGTGCTTGGGGTGTACCTTTACCAATTTTCTATGGTGAAAATGATCAGCCTATTATTACACCAGAAACCATTGAACATGTAGCAAACTTATTTGCTGAACATGGTTCAACTGTATGGTTTGAACGTGAAGCAAAAGACTTATTACCAGAAGGTTTTACCCATGAGTTTAGTCCAAATGGAGAATTTACAAAAGAAATGGATATTATGGATGTTTGGTTTGATTCAGGTTCTTCACATCAAGCAGTTTTAGCAGCTCGTCCTTATTTAACGTATCCAGCAGATATGTATTTAGAAGGTTCAGATCAATATCGTGGTTGGTTTAACTCAAGTATTACAACAAGTGTAGCTATCAATGGGATTGCACCATATAAAACAGTTCTTTCACAAGGAATGGTATTAGATGGTGAAGGTCGTAAAATGAGTAAATCATTAGGAAATACGATTTTACCAAGTAAAGTAATTAAACAAATGGGAGCAGACATTATCCGCCTTTGGGTTTCTAGTGTTAATGCTGAAGCCGATGTACGTGTATCAGATGAAATTTTAAAACAAGTTTCGGAAGTATACCGTAAAATCCGTAATACAATGCGTTTCTTATTAGCTAATACCTCAGACTTTAAGCCAGCAGAACATGCAGTTGGATACAATGATCTACGTTCAGTAGACAAATACTTGCTTGTTCGTCTGAATCAATTAGTTAAAGCAGTAGAAGAAAATTATGAAAACTATGATTTTTCTTCAAATTATCAATTAATTACGAATTTCTGTACAGTTGATTTGTCGCAATTCTATTTAGACTTTGCGAAGGACGTTGTTTATATTGAATCTGAAAATGCTTATGAACGCCGTGCAATGCAAACTGTCTTCTATGAAGTATTAGTGAAAATGACTAAACTATTAACACCAATCTTGCCTCATACAGCTGAAGAAGTTTGGAATTTCTTAGATGAAGAGGAAGATTATGTTCAATTAGCAGAAATGCCAGCGGTTGTTGATTATCCAAATCAAGGAGAATTATTGGATATGTGGGATGCCTTTATGGATGTTCGTAATCATGTTCAAAAAGCACTTGAAGAAGCTCGTAATGAGAAGAAAATTGGAAAATCTTTTGAAGCAAAACTAGTGATCTATCCAACAGAACAAACAAAAGTTCTATTCACGGCTTTAGATAGTAATTTAGCTCAATTGTTGATTGTTTCTGATTTAGAAATTGCTGGCGAAAAAGCGACAGCTCCAGCAGAAGCATTGCAATTTGATGAATTAGCAATTGTTGTTGAAAAAGCTCACGGTGAAACTTGTGATCGTTGTCGTGCAGTCAAGGAAGATGTTGGAAGTCATGCTGATGCTCCAACTTTATGTGATCGTTGTGCAACAATTGTAGAAGAATTTTATCCAGCAGCATTGGAAATAACTGACGCTGAATAA
- the ftsZ gene encoding cell division protein FtsZ, with translation MELEFDSNLNGAVIKVIGVGGAGNNAVNRMIDEGVKGVEFIVANTDIQALQSSNAEIKIQLGPKLTRGLGAGSNPEIGRKAAEESEEQIAEALRGADMIFVTAGMGGGTGTGAAPIVARIAKEQSALTVGVITRPFTFEGPKRGRFAAEGVSEMKDHVDTLVIISNNRLLEIVDKKTPMLEAFHEADNVLRQGVQGISDLITAPGYVNLDFADVKTVMENQGSALMGIGMASGENRTAEATKKAISSPLLEVSIDGAEQVLLNITGGPDLTLFEAQDASDIVSAASTTEVNIIFGTSINENLGDEVIVTVIATGIDARKGQQAQGTNNRSRTSFSSNEDPAFGRQNDAPTNQTAPSNGEKDPFGDWDIRREPNLRENNKETGGEKADLDVFKREASTDNGHSADEDSLDTPPFFRRRRK, from the coding sequence ATGGAATTAGAATTTGATTCAAATTTAAATGGAGCAGTAATCAAGGTTATCGGGGTCGGTGGAGCTGGTAATAATGCAGTAAATCGTATGATCGATGAAGGCGTTAAAGGCGTAGAATTTATTGTAGCAAATACAGATATCCAAGCTCTTCAAAGCTCTAATGCTGAGATAAAAATTCAATTAGGACCTAAGCTAACTCGTGGTTTAGGTGCTGGCTCTAATCCAGAAATTGGACGTAAAGCGGCTGAAGAAAGTGAAGAACAGATCGCTGAAGCATTACGTGGAGCGGATATGATCTTTGTAACTGCTGGAATGGGTGGCGGAACCGGAACGGGTGCTGCTCCAATCGTTGCAAGAATTGCCAAAGAACAAAGTGCGTTGACAGTTGGTGTAATTACACGTCCATTTACTTTTGAAGGACCAAAACGTGGTCGTTTCGCTGCAGAAGGCGTTTCAGAAATGAAAGATCATGTAGATACGTTAGTAATTATTTCAAATAATCGTTTATTAGAAATTGTTGATAAAAAGACTCCAATGCTAGAAGCATTCCACGAAGCTGATAATGTTTTACGTCAAGGTGTACAAGGTATTTCAGACTTAATTACAGCGCCTGGATATGTAAACTTAGATTTCGCTGATGTGAAAACAGTGATGGAAAATCAAGGTTCTGCTTTAATGGGAATCGGGATGGCCAGCGGTGAAAATCGGACAGCTGAAGCAACGAAAAAAGCTATTTCATCTCCTTTATTGGAAGTTTCAATTGATGGTGCTGAACAAGTCTTACTAAATATTACTGGTGGACCAGATTTAACTTTATTTGAAGCTCAAGATGCTTCTGATATCGTTTCAGCTGCTTCAACAACTGAAGTAAATATTATTTTCGGAACGTCAATTAATGAAAATTTAGGCGATGAAGTTATTGTAACGGTCATTGCAACTGGAATTGACGCTCGTAAAGGGCAACAAGCTCAAGGAACAAACAATCGTAGTCGTACAAGTTTTTCAAGTAACGAAGACCCAGCATTTGGTCGCCAAAATGATGCTCCAACAAATCAAACAGCACCAAGCAATGGTGAAAAAGATCCATTTGGTGATTGGGATATTCGTAGAGAACCTAATTTACGTGAAAACAATAAAGAAACTGGTGGAGAAAAAGCAGATTTAGATGTATTTAAACGTGAAGCTTCTACTGATAATGGGCATAGTGCAGATGAAGATAGTTTAGATACACCACCATTCTTTAGAAGACGCCGTAAATAA
- a CDS encoding RNA-binding protein yields MIENVYQHFRKEERPFIDALSDWIHEVENQYTPYLTVFLDPRQMYIAESLVGKGDLKLHMFGGYEAAERKRVFICPDYYVPTQDDFTIEICEIRYPSKFAKLSHGKILGTLMSVGIKREYFGDIIFDGERWQFFVDSGMKNYIESQIEKIGNVSVRIEDRSYTELITPIDDWTLVHDTVSSLRLDVIVSSLFNISRQRAKQLVEAGKVKLNWAEQLRPDFELGLLDIVSVRGFGRIQIKEIEGKTKKDKWRILFGILSK; encoded by the coding sequence ATAATTGAAAATGTATATCAGCATTTTAGAAAGGAAGAACGCCCTTTTATTGATGCTTTAAGTGATTGGATTCATGAAGTAGAGAATCAGTATACACCTTACTTGACTGTTTTTCTTGATCCTCGGCAAATGTATATTGCTGAGTCATTGGTTGGAAAAGGTGACTTGAAACTGCATATGTTTGGTGGGTACGAGGCAGCAGAACGAAAACGGGTATTTATTTGTCCAGATTATTATGTGCCGACTCAAGATGATTTTACTATTGAAATTTGTGAAATTCGTTACCCTAGTAAATTTGCTAAGCTTTCTCATGGTAAAATATTAGGAACATTAATGTCTGTTGGAATCAAGCGAGAGTATTTTGGCGATATTATTTTTGATGGTGAACGGTGGCAATTTTTTGTTGATAGCGGTATGAAAAACTATATCGAAAGTCAAATTGAAAAAATTGGTAACGTTTCTGTAAGAATTGAAGATCGAAGCTATACAGAGCTGATTACTCCAATCGATGACTGGACCTTGGTTCATGATACGGTGTCATCCTTACGATTAGATGTGATTGTTTCCAGTTTATTTAATATTTCTAGGCAACGGGCTAAACAATTAGTTGAGGCTGGAAAAGTTAAATTGAATTGGGCAGAGCAACTTCGTCCTGATTTTGAGCTAGGTTTATTGGATATTGTATCCGTACGTGGATTTGGTCGAATTCAAATTAAAGAAATTGAAGGCAAAACAAAAAAAGACAAATGGCGAATTTTATTTGGTATTTTATCTAAATAA
- a CDS encoding YggS family pyridoxal phosphate-dependent enzyme → MTIASNLHQVEEILCQKSKEAKRHSEDIQLIAVTKAVDNESTKEIYQLGVKHLAENRPEGLLAKQAYLPQEDIIWHYIGNLQSRKVKQIINQIDYLHSLDRLSLAKEIEKRADEIVNCFVEVNVSGEMSKHGVSPEELTEFIEALEEYPKVRVVGLMTMAPLGADETMIHQNFADLRMFQQKLAVKNYSFAPCTELSMGMSNDYQIAIEEGATFIRVGTSLFKE, encoded by the coding sequence ATGACGATTGCATCAAATCTACATCAAGTAGAGGAAATACTATGTCAAAAGTCAAAAGAAGCCAAACGTCATTCTGAAGATATTCAATTAATTGCTGTAACTAAAGCAGTTGATAATGAATCTACTAAAGAAATATATCAATTAGGTGTGAAACATCTGGCTGAAAATCGTCCAGAAGGTTTGTTAGCAAAACAAGCTTACTTGCCACAAGAAGATATTATCTGGCATTATATTGGCAATCTACAATCAAGAAAAGTAAAACAAATTATTAATCAAATCGATTATTTACATTCGTTAGATCGTTTGTCGTTGGCAAAGGAAATTGAAAAGCGGGCAGATGAGATAGTGAATTGTTTCGTTGAAGTAAATGTGAGTGGTGAAATGTCTAAACATGGTGTTTCCCCTGAGGAATTAACAGAGTTTATTGAAGCGTTGGAAGAGTATCCTAAAGTTAGAGTTGTTGGATTAATGACAATGGCTCCTCTGGGTGCTGATGAAACGATGATTCACCAAAATTTTGCTGATTTAAGAATGTTTCAACAAAAATTAGCTGTAAAAAATTATTCTTTTGCTCCTTGTACAGAGTTGAGTATGGGCATGAGTAATGATTATCAGATTGCAATTGAGGAAGGTGCTACCTTTATCCGGGTAGGTACAAGCCTATTTAAAGAATAA
- a CDS encoding cell division protein SepF gives MSIFGSVSKYFGLDDEEEYDYEEEYEVASEEPAAKASVQPQVQAFNETKKATTLNRGSNQKNNKVVALNQGALQQQSKIVVFEPRVYSEVQEVADLLMNGQSVILNFNRIEEDQAKRIVDFLTGTIYAINGDIQRVGDEIFLCTPHNVEIDGMLTEMMRDKEFY, from the coding sequence ATGAGTATTTTTGGTTCAGTATCTAAATATTTTGGACTTGATGATGAAGAGGAATATGACTATGAAGAAGAATATGAAGTGGCTAGTGAAGAGCCAGCTGCTAAAGCATCTGTTCAACCTCAAGTTCAGGCTTTTAATGAAACAAAAAAAGCTACAACATTAAATCGTGGAAGTAACCAAAAAAATAATAAAGTCGTTGCATTAAATCAAGGAGCATTGCAACAACAATCTAAAATTGTTGTCTTTGAACCTCGTGTTTATTCTGAGGTCCAAGAAGTTGCTGATTTGTTAATGAATGGTCAATCAGTTATTTTGAACTTTAATCGAATTGAAGAAGATCAAGCAAAACGAATTGTTGATTTCTTAACGGGAACGATTTATGCGATCAATGGTGACATTCAAAGAGTCGGTGATGAAATCTTTTTATGTACCCCCCACAATGTGGAAATTGATGGCATGTTAACTGAAATGATGCGCGATAAAGAATTTTACTAG